The proteins below are encoded in one region of Bacillota bacterium:
- a CDS encoding spore coat protein gives MPLGGMSDRDMLGDLLSTIKAMSSTYHVAILESASNQVRQTMETLHDDQINQAKALFDAMQARGWYKVEPARPTPPG, from the coding sequence ATGCCGTTAGGCGGTATGAGCGACCGGGACATGCTGGGGGATCTCCTGTCCACCATCAAGGCCATGTCCAGCACCTATCACGTGGCCATTCTGGAGTCTGCCAGCAATCAGGTGCGGCAGACCATGGAGACCCTGCACGACGATCAGATCAACCAGGCCAAGGCCCTGTTTGACGCCATGCAGGCGCGGGGCTGGTACAAGGTGGAACCTGCCCGTCCCACGCCTCCGGGCTAA
- the aroQ gene encoding type II 3-dehydroquinate dehydratase: MRVWVLHGPNLGALGLREPAVYGTVTLAEIDRRLQERGREIGLEVRCAQYDGEGELVGAIHRAGREAGGLVINPGAYAHYSLAIAEAIRAIPIPCVEVHLSNIWARESFRHTLVTAGACRGVIAGLGVHGYLLALEAMASLART, translated from the coding sequence GTGCGGGTGTGGGTGTTGCACGGGCCCAACCTGGGGGCTCTGGGGCTGAGGGAGCCGGCGGTGTACGGCACAGTCACCCTGGCGGAAATCGACAGGCGCCTGCAGGAACGGGGCCGGGAGATCGGCCTGGAAGTGCGCTGTGCCCAGTACGACGGGGAAGGAGAGCTGGTGGGTGCCATCCACCGGGCCGGTCGGGAGGCCGGAGGCCTGGTGATCAACCCCGGGGCGTACGCCCACTACAGCCTGGCCATCGCCGAGGCCATCCGGGCCATCCCCATCCCCTGCGTGGAGGTGCACCTGAGCAATATCTGGGCGCGGGAGTCCTTCCGCCACACCCTGGTTACGGCGGGGGCCTGCCGGGGTGTCATCGCCGGGCTGGGGGTGCATGGATACCTGCTGGCCCTGGAGGCGATGGCGTCCCTGGCCCGGACGTAG
- a CDS encoding class I SAM-dependent methyltransferase produces the protein MTGDVRDVQRAASRTARPRGRQTTPDVVVEAWDRCAPQWADWVRSGRDGDRECLLDPVMLRWLGNLGGARVLDLGCGEGYFSRVMALRQASVVGVDISPAMISLAQAEEQRRPLGITYCLGDMTDLAVFGKETFDAATAYLSLSDCIDHQLALREAARVLKKKGRLVYCLPHPCFFTPGASWEPRDRLRVSGSDHDKLHWKVDRYFHRERVDWMVYPNLPAGTPHFHRTLQDYLDATRDAGLQVTAMVEPVPSRQLLAESPNWEKYLRIGFYLAVQAEKTH, from the coding sequence TTGACCGGCGACGTGCGCGACGTGCAGAGGGCGGCGTCCCGTACAGCCCGGCCCCGGGGCAGGCAGACGACGCCCGACGTGGTGGTGGAGGCCTGGGATCGTTGCGCACCCCAGTGGGCGGACTGGGTCCGCTCCGGGCGCGACGGCGACCGCGAGTGCCTGCTCGATCCGGTCATGCTCAGGTGGCTGGGGAACCTGGGGGGTGCGCGCGTTCTGGACCTGGGTTGCGGCGAGGGGTATTTCAGCCGGGTGATGGCGCTGCGGCAGGCCAGCGTGGTGGGAGTGGACATTTCCCCGGCCATGATCTCTCTGGCCCAGGCAGAGGAGCAGAGACGCCCCCTGGGCATCACATACTGCCTTGGGGACATGACCGACCTGGCCGTGTTCGGCAAGGAGACCTTCGATGCGGCCACGGCCTACCTTTCCCTGTCCGACTGCATTGACCATCAGCTGGCGCTCCGGGAGGCGGCCCGCGTCCTCAAGAAGAAGGGACGCCTGGTGTACTGCCTGCCCCACCCCTGCTTTTTCACCCCGGGCGCGTCCTGGGAGCCCAGGGACCGCCTGCGGGTTTCGGGCAGCGACCACGACAAGCTGCACTGGAAGGTGGACCGCTATTTCCACCGGGAACGGGTGGATTGGATGGTGTACCCCAACCTGCCCGCCGGTACCCCGCACTTCCACCGCACCCTGCAGGACTATCTGGATGCCACCCGGGATGCCGGCCTGCAGGTGACCGCTATGGTAGAACCGGTGCCCTCCAGGCAGCTTCTGGCGGAAAGCCCCAACTGGGAGAAGTATCTGCGCATCGGCTTTTACCTGGCGGTACAGGCGGAGAAAACCCATTAG
- a CDS encoding bifunctional shikimate kinase/3-dehydroquinate synthase, with translation MKIYLVGPTGAGKTTIGQIVASRLRLPFLDADELIAVRAGKSIADIFAREGEQGFRHREREAVRVIAELGSAVVALGGGAVLDPGVRELLGRSGRVVALEEDPDVLVERIRRSPRPGLPDPSHPAFAGEARRAVCKRMDAARGLGPAVTVTGLGPEEAAARVLADLGAGLRRRPAPGSWEMGVRAGGVECLVRGEPGGVAGARLEAPGRGASALLVVSSPLPYSLYGARLVARWREQGRAVGVSLVPDGEGAKRSRWLRYLWETWARHRADREAWVVAVGGGAVSDLAGLAAATYLRGIPWVVIPTTLLAQVDASLGGKVAIDLPRGKNLVGAFWQPRAVHVDVEVLGSLPPPQVRSGLAEVVKGAVLEGEDFLRLLEAQVDRLLAADPDVLTEVVRRCLALKGALVERDEREQGPRQLLNLGHTVGHALERETGWDHGRAVAVGLVAACELAGAGELAARVRTLLLRLGLPVAMPARLAGRVERRMGWDKKVREGQPRFVLPHSPGEVSFGVAVETGRLREVLRRLEE, from the coding sequence ATGAAGATCTACCTGGTCGGTCCCACCGGTGCGGGTAAGACCACCATCGGTCAGATTGTGGCGTCCCGTCTGCGCCTGCCCTTCCTGGATGCCGACGAGCTGATCGCGGTGCGGGCGGGGAAGTCCATCGCGGACATTTTCGCCCGTGAGGGTGAGCAGGGCTTCCGGCACCGGGAGAGAGAGGCGGTGCGGGTGATCGCGGAGCTGGGGAGCGCGGTGGTGGCCCTGGGGGGCGGAGCCGTCCTCGACCCGGGCGTCCGGGAGTTGCTGGGGCGATCGGGCCGGGTGGTGGCGCTGGAGGAGGACCCCGACGTCCTGGTGGAGCGCATCCGTCGCTCGCCCCGCCCGGGCCTCCCCGATCCCTCCCACCCCGCCTTCGCCGGCGAGGCCCGGCGGGCCGTATGCAAGCGGATGGATGCCGCGCGCGGGTTGGGTCCGGCGGTGACCGTGACCGGCCTCGGGCCGGAAGAAGCCGCTGCCCGGGTACTGGCTGATCTGGGCGCCGGCCTCCGCCGGCGCCCAGCCCCGGGCTCCTGGGAGATGGGGGTCCGGGCGGGCGGAGTGGAGTGCCTGGTGCGGGGGGAGCCGGGCGGGGTGGCTGGTGCCCGATTGGAGGCTCCGGGCCGGGGGGCTTCGGCCCTGCTGGTGGTGAGTTCCCCGCTGCCCTACTCTCTCTACGGGGCGCGCCTGGTAGCGCGGTGGAGGGAGCAGGGGCGGGCCGTGGGCGTGTCGCTCGTCCCCGATGGGGAGGGGGCCAAGAGGTCGCGCTGGTTGAGGTACCTGTGGGAGACCTGGGCCCGTCACCGGGCGGACCGGGAGGCCTGGGTGGTGGCCGTGGGCGGGGGTGCGGTGAGCGACCTGGCCGGCCTGGCCGCCGCCACCTATCTGCGCGGCATACCCTGGGTGGTGATACCCACCACTCTCCTCGCCCAGGTGGATGCCTCCCTGGGTGGCAAGGTGGCCATCGATCTGCCCCGGGGCAAGAACCTGGTGGGTGCTTTCTGGCAGCCGCGGGCGGTCCACGTGGATGTGGAGGTGCTGGGCAGCCTCCCGCCGCCCCAGGTCCGTTCAGGCCTGGCCGAGGTGGTGAAGGGCGCCGTCCTGGAGGGAGAGGACTTCCTCCGGCTCCTGGAGGCACAGGTCGACCGCCTGCTTGCGGCCGACCCGGATGTCCTCACGGAGGTGGTGCGACGCTGCCTGGCTCTCAAGGGGGCTCTGGTGGAGAGGGACGAACGGGAGCAGGGGCCACGCCAGCTTCTCAACCTGGGCCACACGGTGGGCCATGCCCTGGAGCGGGAGACGGGATGGGACCACGGCCGGGCGGTGGCGGTGGGCCTGGTGGCGGCGTGCGAGCTGGCCGGGGCCGGGGAGCTGGCCGCGCGGGTACGGACCCTGCTCCTGCGGCTGGGGTTGCCCGTGGCCATGCCGGCGAGACTTGCGGGCAGGGTGGAGCGGCGCATGGGATGGGACAAGAAGGTCAGGGAGGGCCAGCCCCGCTTCGTGCTGCCCCATAGCCCGGGGGAGGTGAGCTTTGGCGTGGCCGTGGAGACAGGACGGCTGCGGGAAGTCCTGCGGAGGCTGGAAGAGTGA
- a CDS encoding spore coat protein — protein sequence MDTCWPWRRWRPWPGRSRVARRAVAAPRTPAADKCLRAGETTARWPAGERCRGPGDRGAGAPQTVSPQEEVKRVAAQMRGAQLSALEKYYAEEQLKHERLCLTKCNTFASQVQDPQLREVIQNLGQQCQQHVQTLSNLLQQSGFTPPP from the coding sequence ATGGATACCTGCTGGCCCTGGAGGCGATGGCGTCCCTGGCCCGGACGTAGCCGGGTTGCCCGCCGCGCAGTTGCGGCCCCCCGCACCCCGGCGGCGGATAAATGCCTCCGGGCTGGTGAAACTACTGCCAGATGGCCAGCAGGGGAGCGGTGCCGGGGCCCCGGAGACCGCGGTGCCGGGGCGCCGCAGACCGTTTCCCCACAAGAGGAGGTGAAGCGGGTGGCAGCCCAGATGCGGGGTGCGCAGTTGAGCGCCCTGGAGAAGTACTACGCCGAGGAACAGCTCAAGCACGAGCGGTTGTGCCTCACCAAGTGCAACACCTTCGCCAGCCAGGTGCAGGATCCCCAGCTGCGGGAGGTAATCCAGAACCTGGGGCAGCAATGCCAGCAGCACGTGCAGACCCTGAGCAACCTGCTGCAGCAGAGCGGTTTCACGCCTCCGCCCTAA
- the hutU gene encoding urocanate hydratase — MSQEAPVVRAPRGLALSCRGWQQEAALRMLMNNLDPEVAEKPAELIVYGGTGKAARNWECFHALVRSLRDLGEDETLLVQSGKPVGVFRTHHLAPRVLISNAMLVPAWATWENFWELEEQGLTMFGQMTAGSWIYIGTQGILQGTYETLAELSRQHFGGTLRGKLVLTAGLGGMGGAQPLAITMNEGVGIIVEVDPARIERRLRTGFCQRQAPLDEAIRLAAEAREKGAPLSVAVPGNAADVYPEMVRRGVIPDVVTDQTSAHDPLGGYIPRGLTVEEAAGFRRRDPESYVKRAYESMAAHVQAILDMKKRGAIAFDYGNNLRQGAFRAGVEHAFSYPGFVPAYIRPMFCEGRGPFRWVALSGDPADIHVTDEVVCREFAGNQTLVRWIRLAQKQVPFQGLPARVCWLGYGERARFGLLINDLVRQGRIKAPIVIGRDHLDTGSVASPRRETEGMKDGSDAIADWPILNALLNAVSGASWVSVHHGGGVGIGYSIHAGMVVVATGTQEATWRLERVLDTDPGIGIVRHADAGYEKAIETAREKGIRIPMR; from the coding sequence GTGTCGCAAGAAGCGCCCGTCGTGCGCGCACCGCGGGGGCTCGCCCTGTCCTGCCGCGGGTGGCAGCAAGAAGCCGCCCTGCGCATGCTCATGAACAACCTGGACCCCGAGGTGGCGGAGAAGCCGGCCGAACTCATCGTGTACGGGGGGACGGGGAAGGCGGCCCGCAACTGGGAGTGCTTTCACGCCCTGGTGCGGTCCCTGCGCGACCTGGGGGAAGACGAGACCCTGCTGGTGCAGTCGGGTAAACCCGTGGGCGTATTCCGCACCCATCACCTGGCTCCCCGCGTGCTCATCTCCAACGCCATGCTGGTGCCCGCCTGGGCTACCTGGGAGAACTTCTGGGAGCTGGAAGAGCAGGGTCTGACCATGTTCGGGCAGATGACGGCCGGATCCTGGATATACATAGGGACCCAGGGCATCCTGCAGGGCACCTACGAGACTCTGGCCGAGCTGTCCCGCCAGCACTTCGGAGGTACCCTCAGAGGGAAGCTGGTGCTCACCGCCGGCCTGGGGGGCATGGGGGGAGCCCAGCCTCTGGCCATCACCATGAATGAGGGCGTGGGCATCATCGTGGAGGTGGACCCGGCCCGCATCGAGCGGCGGCTGCGCACGGGGTTCTGCCAGCGTCAGGCTCCCCTGGACGAGGCCATCCGTCTGGCGGCGGAGGCCAGGGAGAAGGGCGCCCCCCTCTCCGTAGCCGTGCCCGGGAACGCCGCCGACGTGTACCCGGAGATGGTGCGGCGCGGGGTGATCCCCGACGTGGTCACCGACCAGACCTCGGCCCACGATCCCCTGGGTGGATACATCCCCCGCGGGCTCACGGTGGAAGAGGCGGCCGGGTTCAGGCGGCGCGACCCGGAGAGCTACGTGAAGCGGGCTTACGAGAGCATGGCGGCGCACGTGCAGGCCATCCTGGACATGAAGAAGAGGGGAGCCATCGCCTTCGATTACGGCAACAACCTCAGGCAGGGGGCCTTCCGGGCGGGGGTGGAGCACGCCTTCTCCTATCCGGGCTTCGTGCCCGCCTACATCCGGCCCATGTTCTGCGAGGGGAGGGGACCTTTCCGCTGGGTGGCCCTGTCGGGCGATCCCGCGGACATCCACGTCACCGACGAGGTGGTGTGCCGGGAGTTCGCCGGGAACCAAACCCTGGTGCGCTGGATCCGCCTGGCCCAGAAGCAGGTGCCCTTCCAGGGGCTGCCGGCCCGGGTGTGCTGGCTGGGGTACGGGGAGAGGGCCCGCTTCGGGCTCCTCATCAACGACCTGGTGCGGCAGGGCAGGATCAAGGCTCCCATCGTCATCGGCCGTGATCACCTGGACACCGGATCGGTAGCCTCGCCCCGCCGGGAGACCGAGGGGATGAAGGACGGCTCGGACGCCATCGCCGACTGGCCCATCCTCAACGCCCTCCTGAATGCAGTGAGCGGGGCTTCCTGGGTATCGGTACATCACGGGGGAGGGGTGGGAATCGGGTATTCCATTCACGCCGGCATGGTGGTGGTGGCCACGGGCACGCAGGAGGCCACCTGGCGGCTGGAGCGGGTCCTCGATACCGACCCCGGCATCGGGATCGTGCGCCATGCCGACGCCGGGTACGAGAAGGCCATCGAGACGGCTCGGGAAAAGGGGATCCGGATACCCATGCGTTGA
- the cobO gene encoding cob(I)yrinic acid a,c-diamide adenosyltransferase has product MSAELKMGMELEGEVEVRAEPKREAGSRGRGLVLVYTGNGKGKTTAAFGLALRAVGHGEAVYVVQFMKGPGRTYGETEAAHRFLSEWLTVVQSGRDHFVDRTSPAEEDRELARRGMELARRAMLSGRYQLIILDEVNVAVDFGLLSVKDILDLLDDRPPDADVVLTGRYAPPEVMARADTVSEVREIKHHYRQGVAARAGIEF; this is encoded by the coding sequence GTGAGCGCGGAACTGAAGATGGGGATGGAGCTGGAAGGCGAGGTGGAGGTCAGGGCGGAACCCAAGAGGGAGGCTGGATCGCGAGGCAGGGGATTGGTGCTGGTGTACACCGGGAACGGCAAGGGAAAGACCACGGCCGCCTTTGGCCTTGCCCTGCGCGCCGTTGGGCACGGCGAAGCGGTGTATGTGGTCCAGTTCATGAAAGGGCCGGGGCGCACATATGGAGAAACGGAGGCGGCCCACCGGTTTCTGTCCGAATGGTTGACGGTGGTGCAGTCGGGTCGGGACCACTTCGTCGATCGCACCAGCCCCGCCGAAGAGGACCGGGAGCTGGCCCGGCGGGGGATGGAGCTGGCGCGGCGGGCCATGCTTTCCGGACGCTATCAGCTCATCATCCTGGACGAGGTCAACGTGGCCGTCGATTTCGGTTTGCTCTCCGTGAAGGACATCCTCGACCTCCTGGATGACCGTCCCCCGGACGCGGATGTGGTGCTGACGGGACGCTACGCTCCTCCCGAGGTGATGGCCAGGGCTGACACCGTTTCCGAGGTGCGGGAGATCAAACACCATTATCGTCAGGGAGTGGCGGCCAGGGCGGGCATCGAGTTTTGA
- a CDS encoding sigma 54-interacting transcriptional regulator produces the protein MAGRVALVLRSPGLRAAASQLLAETGEDALVYAGAEFHPERVVSRALEEGAAVMVAPPPLARGLRQVGLLPVVEVEATSFELLEALGRARQGGRPIVLVHYSRAGPDAGVLSQVAGVPVTCLSLPRDAGKVREHLEKVAPGSVVVGGETTVSLAAGLGLAGVAVTPGKAALEEALKRARAVLAALGQATGGMAGGGGLDGPAGAGGGDGPRGPGDMAPQEIPVREGEEMRPPWEEVVAGSPAMDRAVALARQIAASLRPALVWGELGAGKSFMCAYMHCHGPLAGQQLVVVSCGGSPHALKDRLGRVTDKGNSFQGTLVLEQVEELPPEWQASLLGLLEQEEGGVRVLATTRGKLKQAVDEGRFREDLYWRLSELQLRVPPLRERLEDLEPLLAAFWTELAGQPLDLTAPGRQRLLRYRWPGNVRELRNFAHRYFLLWKGLPLFPPEEREKMALDDFLSAVEEESLRVPIQVVPGTMESMQAQIMHEMARRIKGSKAEVARRLGISRTTLWKRLKEAGRATAGGEGIS, from the coding sequence TTGGCCGGTAGGGTAGCCCTGGTCCTTCGTTCACCCGGCCTGCGGGCCGCGGCTTCCCAACTGCTGGCCGAGACAGGCGAAGACGCTCTGGTTTACGCGGGCGCGGAGTTTCACCCCGAGCGGGTGGTGTCCCGCGCCCTGGAGGAGGGGGCTGCGGTGATGGTCGCCCCTCCTCCCCTGGCCCGCGGGCTGCGGCAGGTTGGACTCTTGCCCGTGGTGGAGGTGGAGGCCACCTCCTTTGAGTTGCTGGAGGCGCTGGGCCGCGCCCGCCAGGGCGGGCGCCCCATCGTGCTGGTCCACTACTCCCGCGCGGGCCCCGATGCGGGCGTGCTCTCCCAGGTGGCTGGGGTCCCGGTCACCTGTCTCTCCCTGCCCCGGGACGCGGGCAAGGTGAGGGAGCACCTGGAGAAGGTGGCGCCGGGATCGGTGGTGGTGGGCGGCGAGACCACCGTGAGCCTGGCCGCTGGGTTGGGACTGGCGGGGGTGGCGGTCACGCCGGGAAAGGCGGCCCTGGAGGAAGCCCTGAAGAGAGCCCGGGCAGTCCTGGCGGCCCTGGGGCAGGCCACCGGGGGTATGGCCGGAGGGGGAGGCCTGGACGGTCCCGCCGGTGCCGGGGGCGGCGACGGGCCGCGCGGGCCCGGCGATATGGCGCCGCAGGAGATACCGGTGCGGGAAGGGGAGGAAATGAGGCCTCCGTGGGAAGAAGTGGTGGCCGGCAGCCCGGCCATGGACCGGGCGGTAGCCCTGGCCCGCCAGATCGCCGCCAGCCTCCGTCCCGCCCTGGTGTGGGGGGAGCTGGGGGCGGGCAAGAGCTTCATGTGCGCGTACATGCATTGCCACGGGCCCCTGGCGGGCCAGCAACTGGTGGTAGTTTCCTGCGGCGGCAGTCCCCACGCCTTGAAGGACAGGCTGGGGAGGGTCACGGATAAGGGCAACTCGTTCCAGGGAACCCTGGTCCTGGAACAGGTCGAGGAGCTCCCGCCCGAGTGGCAGGCGAGCCTGCTGGGCCTTCTCGAGCAGGAAGAGGGCGGTGTGCGCGTGCTGGCCACCACCAGGGGAAAGCTCAAGCAGGCCGTGGACGAAGGGCGGTTCCGGGAAGACCTGTACTGGCGGCTGAGCGAGCTGCAGCTGCGCGTCCCCCCTCTGCGCGAGCGCCTCGAGGACCTGGAACCCTTGCTGGCGGCCTTCTGGACCGAGCTGGCCGGACAACCTCTCGACCTGACGGCTCCCGGCAGGCAGCGCCTGCTGCGCTATCGCTGGCCGGGAAACGTGCGCGAGCTGCGCAACTTCGCCCACCGCTACTTCCTGCTCTGGAAGGGGTTGCCCCTGTTCCCGCCCGAGGAGCGCGAGAAGATGGCCCTGGATGACTTCCTTTCCGCCGTGGAGGAGGAATCCCTGCGGGTTCCCATCCAGGTGGTGCCGGGCACCATGGAGAGCATGCAGGCCCAGATCATGCACGAGATGGCCCGCCGCATCAAAGGGAGCAAGGCAGAGGTGGCGCGGCGGCTGGGGATCAGCCGTACCACCCTGTGGAAACGGCTGAAGGAAGCAGGACGGGCCACCGCCGGCGGAGAAGGGATATCGTAG
- a CDS encoding L,D-transpeptidase, producing MFRPRHWVLAAEAPEIVIDVQACLLTFFRMGRFHRLYPCAVGRPSTPSPRGQWHVVFKVEHPEWAVLGTRWMELDVPWGRYGIHGTNAPWSIGHWISNGCIRMYNQDVEELYDLVPLGTPVRIVGRYPGEPVAA from the coding sequence GTGTTCCGGCCCCGGCACTGGGTACTGGCGGCGGAGGCCCCGGAGATCGTCATCGATGTGCAGGCGTGCCTGCTCACCTTCTTCCGCATGGGCAGGTTTCACAGGCTGTACCCCTGCGCCGTGGGGCGTCCCTCCACCCCGTCCCCCCGCGGGCAATGGCACGTGGTATTCAAGGTGGAACATCCGGAGTGGGCGGTACTGGGAACCCGGTGGATGGAGCTGGACGTCCCCTGGGGTCGATACGGCATCCACGGTACCAACGCGCCCTGGAGCATCGGGCACTGGATCTCCAATGGCTGCATCCGTATGTACAACCAAGACGTGGAGGAACTGTACGACCTGGTTCCCCTGGGCACGCCCGTACGCATCGTGGGCCGCTACCCCGGGGAACCGGTCGCCGCTTAG
- a CDS encoding acyl-CoA dehydrogenase family protein: MEFDLAPEQKQIRDLAREFAEKELAPGAAERDRAGEYPQELIDKMADLGFFGLPVPEEEGGAGAGYVSYAILVEELARACAATALMIAAHTSLGCGAVHLYGTSAQKERWLQPAARGRMLLGFGLTEPWAGSDAGGVRTRARLQDGEWVIDGSKVFITSGARAGAVIVAAVTDPEAGPRGISTIIVPRESPGFRVGSIFDKLGVRASETAELVFEGCRVSGENLLGQRGRGLAQFLSVLDGGRIAIGALSVGVAQACYDAASRYARERYQFGRPIAAFQAISFRLADMATRIELARWAVYRAAWMRERGIPHTKEAAMAKLFASETAMDAARDAVQIHGGYGYTREYPVERYFRDAKMLEIGEGTSEILRLVISRQLGLGGDRG, translated from the coding sequence TTGGAGTTCGATCTGGCACCCGAGCAGAAGCAGATCAGGGACCTGGCCCGCGAGTTCGCGGAGAAAGAGCTGGCGCCCGGAGCCGCGGAAAGGGACCGCGCCGGGGAATACCCGCAGGAACTCATAGACAAGATGGCGGACCTGGGGTTCTTCGGCCTTCCCGTTCCCGAAGAAGAGGGGGGAGCGGGGGCCGGCTATGTGAGCTACGCCATCCTGGTGGAGGAGCTGGCCCGTGCGTGCGCGGCCACCGCCCTCATGATCGCCGCCCATACCTCCCTGGGATGCGGCGCCGTGCACCTTTACGGCACGTCCGCCCAAAAAGAGCGCTGGCTGCAGCCGGCGGCCCGGGGCAGGATGCTGCTCGGATTCGGGCTCACCGAGCCCTGGGCGGGGTCGGACGCGGGGGGCGTGCGCACCCGGGCCCGCCTCCAGGACGGCGAGTGGGTCATCGATGGCAGCAAGGTGTTCATCACCAGCGGGGCGCGGGCGGGAGCCGTCATCGTGGCGGCGGTGACCGACCCGGAAGCGGGTCCCCGCGGCATCTCCACCATCATCGTGCCGCGCGAATCTCCGGGATTCCGGGTGGGCAGCATCTTCGACAAGTTGGGGGTCCGTGCTTCCGAGACGGCCGAGCTGGTTTTCGAGGGGTGCCGGGTCTCGGGGGAGAACCTGCTCGGCCAGCGGGGCCGGGGCCTGGCCCAGTTCCTGAGCGTGCTGGACGGCGGGCGCATCGCCATCGGAGCGCTGTCCGTGGGGGTGGCCCAGGCCTGCTACGATGCCGCCTCGCGCTACGCGCGGGAGCGTTACCAGTTCGGCCGGCCCATCGCCGCGTTCCAGGCCATCTCTTTCCGCCTGGCGGACATGGCCACCCGTATCGAACTCGCCCGCTGGGCGGTATACCGGGCGGCCTGGATGCGCGAGCGGGGGATTCCCCACACGAAGGAGGCGGCCATGGCCAAGCTCTTTGCCTCGGAGACGGCCATGGATGCCGCCCGCGACGCCGTGCAGATTCACGGCGGGTACGGGTATACCCGGGAGTACCCGGTGGAGCGTTACTTCCGCGACGCCAAGATGCTGGAGATAGGGGAGGGTACCTCGGAGATCCTCCGCCTGGTCATCTCCCGGCAGCTGGGATTGGGTGGTGACAGGGGGTGA